A genomic stretch from Mercenaria mercenaria strain notata unplaced genomic scaffold, MADL_Memer_1 contig_3912, whole genome shotgun sequence includes:
- the LOC128553517 gene encoding CCR4-NOT transcription complex subunit 4-like, which translates to MSGNDEQIECPLCMEPLEIDDINFFPCTCGYQICRFCWHRIRTDENGLCPACRKAYPEDPAKFNPLTEDELQRIKKEKRQKDRRKTES; encoded by the exons ATGTCAGGAAATGATGAACAGATTGAG TGCCCCCTATGTATGGAACCATTGGAAATTGATGATATTAATTTCTTCCCATGCACATGTGGATATCAG atttgcAGATTCTGTTGGCATAGGATAAGAACTGATGAAAACGGTCTTTGTCCAGCTTGCAGAAAG GCATATCCAGAGGATCCAGCTAAATTCAATCCTCTCACAGAAGATGA GTTACAGAGGATAAAGAAAGAAAAGCGTCAAAAAGATCGCAGGAAAACAGAAAGCTGA